GGTCCATTCCGATGGAACATAGGTTTCCGACGTTACAAACCGGCGAAAACGAACATCGCGCAGCGACTGCGTCTGCACGGATCGCGGCGGCGCCGGATCGAAAACCACCGCCCCGCCCGCAGTGCCGGAAGCGCCGGAAAAGGTGGCGCAACCGCTGATGGAGGCAACCCCGGCCATCAGGGCGATGATCAATACATATAGCGATTTGTGTGTGTTTTTGTTCATTCGTGCGAATTATCCATGAACCCCTGTCCGGCCCCCGCGTGTGGACGCGGCGGCGTACTCTAGCCCATGCGCGCGCTCCGGCGCAACCCGTTGCCGTTCTCTTAGAGCACCCGAAAGGAGAGCGGATAGCGTATCCAGCGCCCGCCGGATGCCGCCAGCGCCGCCCAGAGCGACAGCACCCACACGCCCGCGACGGTCGCCCCGATGACGCCGGGGAGGAAGCGCACCGGCAAGAGGCCCGCGCCGCTCAGCACGACGGCGACGATGGCGATCGCGCAGATGCCGAGCGTGGCGGTGATCTGGAAGTTCACGGCCTCCCGCCCGTGGTGATCCACGAACGCCGAGTCCCCCTTCAGCAATTGCCAGACGAGAAAGGGCGCCACCACGTGCCCGAACGGAATGAGCCCCGCGAAGGCCGCCAGGTGGCACCCCATCGCCCGGCGGCGCTCCGGCGGCGCGGGCATTTCGGTTGTGGGCATCGATTCTTCCGCGCTCATCCGCGCCGCCGATAGGACGCCTGCGGCGGCGGCGGGAGCGCCTCCCCCGGGGCGCGCGTCACGGGGCGCACGTTCAGGCGCGACCAGTCCAGCGCGCGGGTGATTTGCGTGCCCGAGGGCTTCAGCGCCCGAAAGCGCTCGTAATTCCGGTAGAGGATATTCTCCAGCAGCGGCGCGGGCAGCGCCAGGCCGCGCAGGGTGCGCCCCGGGAGCAGTTCCGTGGTGTATTGATCGCGGGACAGCATGTCCAGGTAGGCCGCCGTACGCGTGCGGTACCACGCCAGCGGCTGCGGGCGCAGCGAGGTAATCACATAGTCGGTCCCGAAGATAAAGCGGTCCGGAAACTCCTCGAACAGGGCGCGAAAGCCCGCCGGATTCTTCGAGACCCGGTCCAGGCCCGTCTTCAGGTAGTCGTCGTGACCAAAGCTGATGTCCACGTACATATTGGGGAAGGTCCGCAGCATCTCGCGCAGCCGCGAATGCGCCATGGACGAGAGGAAGTAGTGCGGGGTGTTCACCTTGAGGTCCGGATAGCGCGTCAACACCGCCACGAATTCGTCCAGAAAGCCCGGCTTCGCCGGATTCACATGCAGGCACACCGGCAGATGTTGCTCGGCCAGGTAGGCGTACACCGGCATCATCCCCGGGTCGTCCATCGCCACGGGCCGGAAGATGTAGGTGTTCTGGCGCGTCGTGTAGCCGTGCCCCAGGTAGAGCTTCAGGCCCGTCGCCCCCTCCGCCACCAGCGCCTTCAGCTTCTCCAGCTTGTCCGGATCCGTCGGATTCAGCGTCGGCCACGCCTCCAGCCGGTCCGGGTGCGCCTGCGCCATGGCCACCAGCGCCGCGTTGTTCTCGTCATAGCGCGTGAAGCCCGCGCGCTCATACAGCGCAAACGTGAACCATGGGCTCCCCACCAGCACCGTCTTCCCGATGCCCAGCGCGTCCATCTGCGACAGAAGCGCCTCCAGGTTCTCCTCCCCCTGGATGTGCTCGTGCGCGTTTACAATCCGCTTTTCCTCCACGAGCCGCGGGATGGTGAGATAGGAGGCGGACTCCTGCGCCCGCGCAACGCCCCACGGCCCCGCAGCCAGCGCCGCCAGGCACACCCCGGACACCCACCCCCGCAACCACGCGGGGCAGGAGAACAATCGCCCCGCGGGGCGCCATGCGCGCGCGGCAAGCCGCCCGCGTACTGCCAGATGCATCATGCCGAAAAGTGTAGCAAGCCCCGGGAAGCCCTTCAAGCGGCGCGATCGCCCCCGCACCACGCAATGATTCCGCCTCCGGCGGATTCGTGTGCCTGGAGCAACGCCAACCCAACACCGCCACAACCACCCCGCACACACGAGCGGCCCAAAAGGAGGTTAGGCATCCCTGCCTGACCCAACACACGTTCAGCATCCCAACGCTCCCTCATCCCCTGCAAGAAAGCCCAGGCATCCTGCCTGAACCCACCCTTTCACCACCTGACACAGTCACAACTGTCAACAGCCAACTGT
This sequence is a window from Candidatus Hydrogenedentota bacterium. Protein-coding genes within it:
- a CDS encoding DUF4870 domain-containing protein — translated: MPTTEMPAPPERRRAMGCHLAAFAGLIPFGHVVAPFLVWQLLKGDSAFVDHHGREAVNFQITATLGICAIAIVAVVLSGAGLLPVRFLPGVIGATVAGVWVLSLWAALAASGGRWIRYPLSFRVL
- a CDS encoding amidohydrolase family protein → MSGVCLAALAAGPWGVARAQESASYLTIPRLVEEKRIVNAHEHIQGEENLEALLSQMDALGIGKTVLVGSPWFTFALYERAGFTRYDENNAALVAMAQAHPDRLEAWPTLNPTDPDKLEKLKALVAEGATGLKLYLGHGYTTRQNTYIFRPVAMDDPGMMPVYAYLAEQHLPVCLHVNPAKPGFLDEFVAVLTRYPDLKVNTPHYFLSSMAHSRLREMLRTFPNMYVDISFGHDDYLKTGLDRVSKNPAGFRALFEEFPDRFIFGTDYVITSLRPQPLAWYRTRTAAYLDMLSRDQYTTELLPGRTLRGLALPAPLLENILYRNYERFRALKPSGTQITRALDWSRLNVRPVTRAPGEALPPPPQASYRRRG